The following coding sequences are from one Candidatus Thermoplasmatota archaeon window:
- a CDS encoding DUF3604 domain-containing protein, with the protein MFKRMMQAVLFVVAVAVMIVPFSCQNASSAGSREKTTAYNLYFGDLHAHTGYSDGQGTPWEAFAAAKNAGADFMAT; encoded by the coding sequence ATGTTCAAGCGGATGATGCAGGCCGTGCTATTCGTAGTGGCGGTCGCAGTGATGATTGTGCCATTCTCCTGCCAGAACGCCAGTTCTGCAGGAAGCAGAGAGAAGACGACGGCCTACAACCTATACTTCGGAGATCTTCACGCACACACTGGATACTCCGATGGACAAGGTACGCCCTGGGAAGCGTTCGCAGCTGCGAAGAACGCCGGCGCTGATTTCATGGCCACA